The following are from one region of the Acomys russatus chromosome 32, mAcoRus1.1, whole genome shotgun sequence genome:
- the Tmod2 gene encoding tropomodulin-2 — protein MALPFQKELGKFKDIDEDELLGKLSEEELKQLENVLDDLDAESAMLPAGFRQKDQTQKAATGPFDREHLLMYLEKEALEQKDREDFVPFTGEKKGRVFIPKEKPVETHKEEKVTLDPELEEALASASDTELYDLAAVLGVHNLLNNPKFDEETTNGKGRKGPVRNVVKGEKAKPVFEEPPNPTNVEASLQQMKANDPSLQEVNLNNIKNIPIPTLREFAKALETNTHVTKFSLAATRSNDPVALAFADMLKVNKTLKSLNIESNFITGTGILALVEALRENDTLTEVKIDNQRQQLGTAVEMEIAQMLEENSRILKFGYQFTKQGPRTRVAAAITKNNDLVRKKRVEGDRR, from the exons ATGGCGCTCCCCTTCCAAAAAGAGCTGGGGAAATTCAAGGACATCGACGAAGACGAGCTTCTTGGCAAGTTGTCAGAAGAGGAACTGAAACAGTTGGAGAACGTTCTAGATGACCTGGATGCCGAG AGTGCAATGTTGCCAGCTGGATTCCGACAGAAGGACCAGACCCAGAAAGCAGCCACTGGCCCATTTGACCGCGAGCACCTCCTCATGTACCTGGAGAAGGAGGCTTTGgaacagaaggacagagaggacTTTGTGCCCTTCACGGGAGAGAAGAAAG GGAGAGTGTTTATCCCCAAGGAAAAGCCTGTAGAAACtcataaagaagagaaagtgactCTGGACCCAGAACTGGAAGAAGCCTTGGCCAGCGCCTCTGACACTGAACTCTACGACCTTGCAG CTGTCCTTGGAGTCCACAATTTGCTCAACAATCCAAAGTTTGATGAAGAAACCACCAATGGCAAAGGTCGCAAGGGGCCTGTAAGGA ATGTCGTCAAAGGTGAAAAGGCCAAGCCAGTATTTGAGGAGCCACCGAACCCCACAAACGTGGAAGCGAGTCTGCAGCAGATGAAGGCCAATGACCCCAGCCTGCAAGAGGTCAACCTCAACAACATCAAG AACATTCCAATTCCAACCCTGAGGGAGTTTGCAAAGGCTCTGGAGACGAACACTCATGTGACGAAGTTCAGCCTGGCTGCGACCCGGAGCAATGACCCTGTGGCCCTT GCCTTTGCAGATATGCTGAAAGTCAACAAGACCTTGAAAAGTCTAAACATAGAATCCAATTTTATCACTGGAACGGGAATCCTGGCCCTGGTGGAAGCACTGCGGGAGAATGACACCTTGACAGAGGTCAAGATTGACAACCAG aggcagcagctgggaaCAGCCGTGGAGATGGAGATCGCCCAGATGCTGGAAGAGAACTCAAGGATCCTCAAGTTTGGGTACCAGTTTACTAAGCAAGGGCCGCGGACAAGAGTGGCAGCTGCCATCACAAAAAATAATGACCTGG